In Syntrophomonas wolfei subsp. wolfei str. Goettingen G311, a single window of DNA contains:
- a CDS encoding acyl-CoA dehydrogenase encodes MAHENYLYQMRDIKFAVKEWLDMNKLLSCDAYKDYYGIDDIDAFLDVNFKVCRDVLCPANKEADDPGCKFVGGDTQAVITPEVFKNAYNTVCEAGLGPQFSDRSAEGRMPLVWEAPILEMQSGASPSIVMFWCLTAGACTVIQHNASEELKERFLPKMYSGEWGGTMGLTEPGAGSEVGAVATKCFPTDTPGLYKIKGQKCFITSGDHDLASNIIHLVLAKTPDAKPGTSGINCLIVPKFWVNEDGTQGAWNDVTSTGIEHKMGIHGSSTLSLSFGENDNCYGWMIGDGPVDGRGKGMAQMFQMMNEERLNTGTFAQGCIGSAYYAALDYCKMRVQSPKFTDPKGPSVRIIEHEDVRRMLLFQKSIMEACRALLYTTYFYQDLSHDAADPAEREYYDDMTMIQIPLCKAYVSDMAWISTEQAIQCLGGYGFIEEYAPAELARDCKIYSLWEGTNFIQAQDFNNRKTTMKKGEPMKKWVAQIADFLATKKDPAFADEFAMMDDAFSAYNEILSTKEAWRASNPQLVQLFATRMLHAASMMICGKLMLDQALLAAKKLAELGEDHFDAMFYKGKIATARFYVMNVVPGVFGTLKAMKVADTSAIDMPEEAFM; translated from the coding sequence TTGGCACACGAAAATTATCTTTATCAGATGCGAGACATTAAGTTCGCGGTAAAAGAATGGCTGGACATGAACAAACTATTGTCCTGTGATGCTTACAAAGATTACTATGGCATTGATGACATTGATGCCTTTCTCGATGTTAACTTCAAAGTTTGCCGTGATGTGCTTTGCCCGGCTAACAAAGAAGCCGATGACCCCGGTTGCAAGTTTGTCGGTGGCGACACCCAGGCAGTTATAACTCCTGAAGTGTTCAAGAATGCCTATAATACGGTTTGCGAAGCCGGCCTTGGACCCCAGTTCTCCGACCGTTCAGCGGAAGGCCGTATGCCCTTAGTCTGGGAGGCTCCGATTCTGGAAATGCAGTCCGGCGCATCCCCGAGTATAGTAATGTTTTGGTGTCTGACCGCGGGTGCTTGCACCGTAATCCAGCATAACGCTTCAGAAGAGCTGAAGGAACGCTTCCTGCCCAAGATGTACTCGGGTGAATGGGGCGGTACCATGGGTCTGACCGAGCCGGGTGCGGGTTCCGAAGTCGGCGCGGTTGCCACTAAATGCTTCCCCACCGACACCCCGGGTCTGTACAAGATTAAAGGCCAGAAGTGCTTTATTACTTCCGGTGACCATGACCTCGCTTCGAACATTATCCACCTCGTGCTGGCCAAGACCCCGGATGCAAAACCAGGTACCTCTGGCATTAACTGCTTAATAGTTCCCAAGTTCTGGGTAAACGAAGATGGAACCCAGGGAGCATGGAATGATGTTACCTCCACCGGTATTGAGCACAAAATGGGAATCCACGGTTCTTCCACCCTGTCCCTATCCTTTGGTGAAAACGACAATTGCTATGGCTGGATGATCGGTGATGGACCGGTAGACGGCCGCGGCAAAGGGATGGCGCAGATGTTCCAGATGATGAACGAAGAGCGTCTGAACACCGGAACCTTCGCCCAGGGCTGCATCGGCTCAGCCTACTACGCAGCTCTGGATTATTGCAAGATGCGCGTGCAGAGCCCCAAGTTCACCGATCCGAAGGGCCCCAGTGTCCGGATCATCGAGCACGAAGACGTCCGCCGTATGCTGTTGTTCCAGAAGTCTATAATGGAAGCCTGCCGGGCGCTGCTCTACACCACTTATTTCTATCAGGATCTGTCCCATGATGCTGCCGATCCAGCAGAGAGGGAATACTATGATGACATGACCATGATCCAAATCCCGCTGTGCAAGGCCTACGTTTCGGATATGGCGTGGATTAGCACCGAGCAAGCGATTCAGTGCCTCGGCGGCTACGGCTTCATCGAAGAGTATGCCCCGGCTGAGTTGGCTCGTGACTGCAAGATCTACTCCCTGTGGGAAGGCACCAACTTCATTCAGGCGCAAGACTTCAACAACCGCAAGACCACCATGAAGAAGGGCGAGCCGATGAAGAAATGGGTTGCGCAAATCGCCGATTTCCTGGCTACGAAAAAGGATCCCGCGTTCGCCGATGAATTTGCTATGATGGATGATGCCTTCAGTGCTTACAATGAAATCCTAAGCACCAAAGAAGCCTGGAGGGCCAGCAATCCGCAACTGGTTCAGCTCTTTGCGACCCGGATGCTGCATGCGGCTTCGATGATGATCTGCGGCAAGCTGATGCTCGACCAGGCCCTGCTGGCTGCCAAAAAGCTCGCGGAACTGGGTGAAGACCACTTCGATGCCATGTTCTATAAGGGCAAAATTGCCACCGCCAGGTTCTATGTAATGAATGTTGTTCCCGGCGTCTTCGGAACCTTGAAAGCTATGAAAGTTGCCGACACCAGCGCTATTGACATGCCCGAAGAAGCGTTTATGTAA
- a CDS encoding [FeFe] hydrogenase, group A, translating to MSTVLSDGVIHVSDDCKACDHCTFICPTGAISGELGQKHHISPKKCINCGQCLINCPFNAIDEFSRVEELKKALADSQKFVVVQEAPAVRVALGEEFGQAPGTNVKNKMYAALRKLGFDKVYDTEFTADLTIMEEGTELIHRVYGFLGVPGFEEVGPLPQFTSCCPAWIKYAEDNYPLVLPHISSAKSPQQMWGAVAKTYLAEKLNVDPANMFSVSVMPCTAKKYECERPEFIASGHQDVDLVITTRELAQMIKDAGIDFMGLPDEEADRFVGLSTGAATIFGATGGVMEAALRTAYEILSGESLGKVEFDAVRGLDPVREATVEVPVKALGTSLPVSVCVVTGTKHVANVIEDVLAGRSKYHFIEVMNCPGGCINGGGQPIHRDTY from the coding sequence TTGAGTACGGTTTTAAGTGATGGAGTAATTCATGTAAGTGATGACTGTAAAGCTTGCGACCATTGTACCTTTATTTGTCCAACCGGAGCTATTTCGGGGGAACTCGGGCAAAAGCATCATATCAGTCCTAAAAAATGCATTAACTGTGGGCAATGCTTAATAAACTGCCCTTTTAATGCTATTGATGAATTCTCCCGGGTTGAGGAACTTAAAAAGGCCCTGGCCGATTCCCAGAAGTTTGTGGTAGTTCAGGAGGCACCAGCGGTCAGGGTTGCTCTGGGCGAGGAATTCGGGCAAGCTCCGGGAACCAATGTAAAGAACAAAATGTATGCGGCTCTGCGCAAACTGGGTTTTGACAAGGTATATGACACCGAGTTTACAGCTGACCTCACCATTATGGAAGAGGGTACAGAGCTCATCCATAGGGTTTACGGTTTTTTGGGCGTACCCGGTTTTGAAGAAGTGGGTCCTCTGCCCCAGTTTACCTCCTGTTGTCCGGCCTGGATCAAATATGCGGAGGACAACTACCCCCTGGTACTGCCTCATATTTCCTCGGCCAAATCGCCCCAACAAATGTGGGGAGCAGTAGCTAAGACCTACCTGGCGGAAAAGCTTAATGTGGATCCGGCCAATATGTTCTCGGTATCAGTTATGCCCTGTACAGCCAAAAAATATGAATGTGAACGCCCCGAGTTTATTGCCAGTGGACATCAAGATGTGGATCTGGTAATAACCACCCGCGAATTGGCACAAATGATCAAAGATGCCGGAATTGATTTTATGGGGCTGCCCGATGAAGAGGCGGATCGTTTTGTGGGCCTTTCCACCGGTGCCGCCACCATATTCGGCGCCACCGGTGGGGTTATGGAAGCAGCTCTGCGTACCGCCTATGAAATCCTCAGCGGGGAAAGTCTGGGCAAGGTGGAATTCGATGCAGTCAGAGGATTAGATCCAGTTAGAGAAGCAACCGTAGAAGTCCCAGTGAAAGCACTGGGCACAAGCCTGCCCGTCAGTGTTTGCGTAGTAACCGGAACCAAGCATGTGGCCAATGTAATCGAAGATGTCCTGGCCGGGCGCAGTAAATATCATTTCATAGAGGTCATGAATTGCCCGGGCGGCTGTATCAATGGTGGGGGCCAACCCATCCACAGAGATACCTATTAG
- a CDS encoding sigma 54-interacting transcriptional regulator: MNSSETSLSPFVVRYDTNLQDVSSIFKRNDIEFLLVSDEKKQIIGRIFPQNIVEANDIGLAPDTPVQQIMPSNPQFIEFIHELHLVFEDSFASEQDTSPGNNYIKDSYFHLIWQLCRIWHKNASEWEACFNSIYNPVISIDGEGRINLLNRALEKSTGISASEARGKKVTDIFTNSKLNEVLTTGQTQATRKIQYQDKILLTNRTPLYKNGRIAGAVAVLQDISELEHIAEELARTRELNRQLDAIFESSFDGLYLTDGEGNTLRLNQGFVRITGISMEECVGSNMRELVDTGVFSDSGTLLALEKQERTTITLVARTGKEVLVTSTPIFDEQGNIAFIITNVRDITELNELERRLKHIGLRDRELDTILDSSFDGIFITDGEANTLRLNQAFERITGVTAQECVGRNMKELVDEGYFSGSGTLLVLEKRERATITLVTRTGKEVLVTSTPIFDDQGNIMLVVTNVRDITELNELEREFKKMVGLRERELDAVFESSYDGLYITDGEANTLRLNEAFERILGVKAEECIGRNMRELVAEGVYSRSGTLLALEKQDQVTITLQAKTGKTALVTSTPIRDEHGNIILVVTNVRDISELNELQEKLGHAEELSRFFQSELQEMKLRTQCVIHSSKMRELISMVVRIAAVDSTVLIQGESGVGKELVANTIHSNSNRREQPMIKINCGAIPENLLESELFGYEPGAFTGASKQGKVGMFEVADQGILFLDEIGDLPLSLQVKLLRVLQDKEILRVGGTKPIKVDVRIIAGTNYNLKEMVEKKLFRKDLFYRLNVIPITVPPLRERREDIPILANHFLDNFNQKHGMNKKLSGSILAYFMEYDWPGNVRELENLVERLVVTSLNQTITAHDLSAWSELKPENKSDNEHGIVRLQDALENTERRILENAFSVCKSTYEVARALGISQPTVVRKAAKYGIRG, encoded by the coding sequence ATGAATTCCAGCGAAACAAGTTTAAGCCCTTTTGTAGTTCGATATGATACCAACCTCCAGGATGTATCCTCGATTTTCAAGCGGAATGATATCGAATTCCTACTGGTATCTGACGAAAAAAAGCAGATTATCGGCAGGATTTTTCCCCAAAATATTGTAGAAGCTAACGATATCGGACTGGCACCCGATACCCCGGTTCAGCAGATTATGCCTTCTAATCCACAGTTTATTGAATTCATTCATGAACTGCATTTAGTTTTTGAGGATTCCTTTGCTTCAGAACAGGATACTTCACCAGGAAATAACTATATCAAGGATAGTTATTTCCATCTTATATGGCAACTCTGCCGAATATGGCATAAAAACGCCAGCGAATGGGAGGCCTGTTTCAATTCTATTTATAACCCGGTTATTTCCATTGACGGGGAAGGAAGAATTAACCTTCTTAACCGCGCCCTGGAAAAATCCACTGGTATTAGTGCCTCTGAAGCTCGCGGTAAAAAAGTCACTGATATCTTTACCAACAGCAAGCTGAACGAGGTCTTGACCACGGGTCAAACCCAGGCCACCCGCAAGATTCAATATCAGGACAAGATCCTTCTTACCAACCGTACTCCCTTGTATAAGAATGGAAGAATTGCCGGAGCGGTGGCCGTCCTGCAAGATATCTCCGAACTGGAGCATATTGCTGAAGAACTGGCCCGCACTCGGGAACTTAACCGGCAATTGGATGCTATTTTCGAATCTTCTTTCGATGGTCTTTATTTAACTGATGGAGAAGGAAACACTTTGCGCCTCAACCAGGGATTTGTGCGTATAACCGGAATCAGTATGGAAGAATGCGTTGGTTCTAATATGCGTGAATTAGTTGATACCGGGGTCTTTTCCGATTCCGGCACCTTGCTGGCCCTGGAGAAACAGGAGCGAACCACTATTACTCTGGTAGCCAGAACCGGCAAAGAGGTCCTGGTCACCAGCACACCCATTTTCGATGAGCAAGGCAATATTGCTTTTATTATTACCAATGTTCGCGATATTACCGAACTTAACGAGTTGGAGCGCAGGCTTAAACATATAGGATTGCGCGATCGTGAACTGGATACTATTCTGGATTCCTCTTTTGATGGTATTTTTATTACCGATGGTGAAGCCAACACCCTGCGCCTTAATCAGGCCTTCGAACGTATTACCGGGGTAACAGCGCAAGAGTGTGTCGGGCGCAATATGAAAGAACTGGTGGACGAAGGTTATTTCTCCGGTTCAGGAACGTTGCTAGTCCTGGAAAAGAGAGAAAGAGCCACCATTACTCTGGTGACCAGAACCGGCAAGGAGGTTCTGGTTACCAGCACACCCATTTTCGATGATCAAGGTAATATTATGCTGGTAGTTACCAATGTTCGCGATATAACAGAATTAAATGAGCTGGAGCGGGAATTCAAAAAGATGGTAGGCCTGCGGGAACGGGAATTGGATGCGGTTTTCGAATCCTCCTATGATGGGCTTTACATTACGGATGGCGAAGCCAATACCCTGAGGCTTAACGAGGCTTTTGAACGCATACTCGGAGTAAAAGCCGAGGAATGTATAGGTCGCAATATGAGAGAACTGGTGGCTGAAGGTGTCTACTCCCGCAGCGGCACCCTGCTGGCTTTAGAGAAACAGGATCAGGTAACTATTACTTTGCAGGCAAAAACCGGAAAAACCGCCCTGGTAACCAGTACACCCATACGCGATGAACATGGCAACATTATCCTGGTGGTAACCAATGTTCGGGACATCAGCGAGTTGAACGAACTGCAGGAGAAATTGGGACACGCTGAAGAGCTTAGCCGTTTCTTCCAGAGTGAATTGCAGGAAATGAAACTACGTACCCAGTGTGTAATTCACTCCAGTAAAATGCGGGAATTAATCAGTATGGTAGTCCGAATAGCAGCAGTGGATTCTACTGTCCTCATACAAGGCGAATCCGGGGTGGGCAAGGAACTGGTGGCCAATACCATACACAGCAACAGCAACCGCAGAGAGCAACCGATGATAAAGATAAACTGTGGGGCTATTCCCGAAAATTTACTGGAATCTGAGCTTTTTGGCTATGAACCGGGAGCCTTTACGGGAGCCAGCAAGCAAGGCAAGGTCGGCATGTTTGAAGTGGCCGATCAAGGCATCTTGTTTCTGGATGAAATCGGTGACCTCCCTCTAAGCCTGCAGGTTAAACTGCTGAGAGTATTGCAGGATAAAGAAATTTTGCGGGTAGGAGGCACCAAACCCATAAAGGTGGATGTGCGAATAATCGCTGGCACCAATTATAATCTCAAGGAAATGGTGGAGAAAAAGCTGTTCCGCAAAGACCTTTTTTATCGCTTGAATGTTATACCCATTACCGTTCCGCCTCTGCGCGAGCGCCGGGAAGATATCCCTATTCTGGCCAATCATTTTCTGGATAATTTTAACCAGAAGCATGGAATGAACAAGAAGCTATCCGGCAGTATCCTGGCTTATTTCATGGAATATGACTGGCCGGGCAATGTTAGGGAGTTGGAAAACCTGGTCGAGCGCCTGGTAGTAACCAGCCTCAACCAAACTATTACCGCTCACGATCTCTCTGCCTGGTCGGAACTGAAACCCGAAAATAAATCTGATAATGAACACGGAATCGTTCGACTGCAGGATGCCCTGGAGAATACGGAAAGAAGAATACTGGAAAATGCCTTTTCAGTCTGCAAGTCTACCTATGAGGTGGCCAGAGCATTGGGTATTAGCCAGCCTACAGTAGTTAGGAAAGCAGCAAAATATGGAATAAGAGGGTAA
- a CDS encoding iron hydrogenase small subunit yields MKLFHESEGITRRQFFKGAGMLTMAAVISGVFAKFGFDVFAASDDYIAKRAAGLYTLDESMAIRKSHENPEVIQIYQDFLSPGKLECVSPKAHHLLHTKYGQDIPGFIAELKNPHYVHEAEPAANEEASAEEPAA; encoded by the coding sequence ATGAAGTTATTCCATGAAAGTGAAGGCATCACCAGAAGACAGTTTTTTAAGGGTGCAGGTATGCTTACTATGGCTGCTGTAATTAGTGGTGTTTTCGCCAAGTTTGGTTTTGATGTTTTTGCCGCCAGTGATGATTACATCGCGAAAAGAGCGGCTGGCCTCTATACCCTGGATGAGTCCATGGCGATAAGAAAGTCGCATGAAAACCCGGAAGTAATCCAAATATACCAAGATTTCCTCTCCCCGGGCAAGCTGGAGTGCGTCAGCCCCAAGGCTCACCACCTGCTGCATACCAAATACGGCCAAGATATTCCCGGATTTATAGCTGAACTAAAGAATCCCCATTATGTGCATGAAGCGGAACCGGCTGCTAATGAAGAGGCCAGTGCCGAAGAACCCGCAGCCTAG
- a CDS encoding 3-hydroxybutyryl-CoA dehydrogenase, translating to MKIMVLGAGTMGAGIVQTAAQAGFEVVVRDIKQEFVDRGIAGIDKLLSKNVDKGRMTAEDKAAVMGRISGTVDMGAAADCDLVIEAALEVMDIKKAIFKELDSICKPECILASNTSALSVTEIAAATGRADKVIGMHFFNPVPAMKLVEVIRGASTSQATYDAIKDLSVKMGKSPVEINEAPGFVVNRLLIPMLNEGMYCLMEGVANAADIDTSMKFGAGHPMGPLALADMIGLDICLKIMETLYKEFGDPKYRPCPLLAKMVRANKLGRKTGEGFFAY from the coding sequence ATGAAGATAATGGTGCTTGGTGCAGGTACCATGGGAGCAGGCATTGTGCAGACTGCGGCGCAGGCAGGCTTCGAGGTAGTTGTACGCGATATCAAGCAGGAATTTGTGGACCGGGGTATTGCCGGAATTGACAAGCTGCTGAGCAAGAATGTGGATAAAGGCAGAATGACGGCCGAGGATAAAGCCGCGGTTATGGGCCGAATTTCCGGAACCGTTGACATGGGTGCTGCGGCGGACTGTGATCTGGTAATCGAAGCTGCGCTGGAAGTTATGGATATCAAGAAAGCCATCTTTAAAGAATTGGATTCTATCTGCAAGCCCGAGTGCATTCTGGCCTCCAATACTTCAGCTTTGAGTGTTACTGAGATTGCTGCCGCCACGGGCAGAGCCGACAAGGTTATCGGCATGCACTTCTTCAACCCCGTACCGGCTATGAAGTTGGTTGAAGTCATTCGGGGCGCATCCACCAGCCAGGCTACTTATGATGCTATAAAAGACCTTTCCGTAAAAATGGGCAAGTCTCCGGTAGAAATCAATGAAGCCCCTGGTTTTGTGGTAAACCGCCTGTTGATTCCCATGCTGAATGAAGGTATGTATTGTTTGATGGAAGGCGTAGCCAATGCCGCCGATATTGATACTTCCATGAAATTTGGCGCCGGACATCCTATGGGACCTCTGGCCCTGGCGGATATGATTGGCTTGGATATCTGCCTGAAGATTATGGAGACCCTCTACAAAGAATTTGGCGATCCCAAATATCGTCCCTGCCCCTTGCTGGCGAAAATGGTACGGGCCAATAAACTGGGACGCAAAACCGGCGAAGGCTTCTTTGCCTACTAA
- a CDS encoding acetyl-CoA C-acetyltransferase: MTREVVLVGACRTPVGTFGGTLKDVGSAQLGAIVMGEAIKRAGIKAEQIDEVIFGCVLQAGLGQNVARQCMINAGIPKEVTAFTINKVCGSGLRAVSLAAQVIKAGDADIIMAGGTENMDKAPFILPNARWGYRMSMPKGDLIDEMVWGGLTDVFNGYHMGITAENINDMYGITREEQDAFGFRSQTLAAQAIESGRFKDEIVPVVIKGKKGDIVFDTDEHPRKSTPEAMAKLAPAFKKGGSVTAGNASGINDAAAAVIVMSKEKADELGIKPMAKVVSYASGGVDPSVMGLGPIPASRKALEKAGLTIDDIDLIEANEAFAAQSIAVARDLGWADKMEKVNVNGGAIAIGHPIGSSGARILVTLLYEMQKRGSKKGLATLCIGGGMGTALIVEAL; the protein is encoded by the coding sequence ATGACGAGAGAAGTTGTACTGGTAGGCGCTTGCCGTACTCCGGTTGGCACCTTTGGAGGAACCCTTAAGGATGTAGGATCTGCACAATTGGGTGCAATAGTCATGGGAGAAGCCATTAAAAGGGCTGGAATCAAGGCAGAACAAATTGATGAAGTTATTTTTGGTTGTGTATTGCAGGCGGGCCTGGGACAGAATGTGGCCCGGCAGTGTATGATTAATGCTGGAATTCCCAAAGAAGTAACCGCCTTCACTATCAATAAGGTTTGCGGTTCTGGTTTAAGAGCGGTCAGCCTGGCCGCCCAGGTAATTAAAGCCGGGGATGCCGACATTATTATGGCTGGCGGAACCGAGAACATGGACAAAGCCCCCTTTATACTGCCCAATGCCCGCTGGGGATACAGAATGAGCATGCCCAAGGGAGACTTGATTGACGAAATGGTTTGGGGCGGCTTAACTGATGTTTTCAACGGCTACCACATGGGAATAACCGCTGAGAATATAAACGATATGTATGGTATTACCCGGGAGGAGCAGGATGCTTTCGGCTTCCGCAGCCAGACCCTGGCCGCTCAGGCCATTGAATCCGGCCGCTTCAAAGACGAAATAGTACCCGTGGTTATCAAGGGTAAAAAGGGTGATATCGTATTTGATACCGATGAACATCCCCGTAAGAGTACACCCGAAGCTATGGCCAAGCTGGCCCCGGCTTTCAAGAAAGGCGGCAGCGTAACCGCTGGCAACGCTTCCGGAATCAATGATGCTGCGGCTGCAGTTATCGTAATGTCCAAGGAAAAAGCCGATGAGTTGGGCATCAAGCCTATGGCCAAAGTAGTAAGCTATGCCTCCGGTGGAGTGGATCCCTCCGTTATGGGACTGGGACCGATACCGGCCAGCCGCAAAGCTCTGGAAAAAGCCGGCCTGACCATTGACGATATAGATTTGATTGAAGCTAACGAAGCTTTTGCCGCACAATCCATAGCCGTAGCTCGTGACCTGGGCTGGGCTGATAAGATGGAAAAAGTCAATGTCAACGGTGGCGCCATAGCTATTGGACATCCTATTGGATCGTCCGGGGCCAGAATTCTTGTAACTCTATTATATGAAATGCAAAAACGCGGCTCCAAGAAGGGACTGGCTACCCTCTGCATCGGTGGCGGCATGGGTACGGCTCTGATTGTTGAAGCCCTGTAA
- a CDS encoding formate dehydrogenase subunit gamma — protein MSNVNGKVLKHGTQTRTMHWIHLLAFIILGLTGIGFYWDIGGIASIFGGEANASLVHRWTGVVFIVGPLLYILLNFDRFSRFIDTISHFSKDDFAWLKVMGGYLPFLKVDEVPAQDKYNAGQKILGWLIIIGCLLVILTGFPMWLWRHSVPAVFLAFCYDVHFWTAIILILLVAGHFFLAAIHPKSRVEFSSMMLDGYIDAEITAHHNAKWFTELKESS, from the coding sequence ATGAGTAATGTAAATGGAAAAGTATTAAAACATGGTACCCAGACCAGAACCATGCACTGGATTCACTTGCTGGCCTTCATCATCCTGGGCTTGACTGGAATTGGTTTTTACTGGGACATAGGCGGAATTGCCAGTATCTTTGGCGGGGAAGCCAACGCCTCTCTAGTTCATCGCTGGACCGGGGTGGTCTTCATTGTAGGACCACTTCTCTATATCTTACTGAATTTTGACCGTTTTTCTCGTTTTATTGATACCATTTCTCACTTCAGCAAAGATGATTTTGCCTGGCTGAAGGTGATGGGAGGATACCTTCCCTTTCTTAAGGTAGATGAGGTTCCTGCACAGGACAAATACAATGCGGGCCAAAAAATTCTGGGCTGGTTGATAATTATCGGTTGCCTTTTGGTAATACTAACTGGCTTCCCCATGTGGTTATGGCGTCATTCTGTGCCTGCAGTATTTCTCGCTTTCTGTTATGATGTTCACTTTTGGACCGCAATTATTCTGATATTACTGGTAGCAGGCCATTTTTTTCTGGCCGCCATTCACCCCAAATCTCGGGTTGAATTCTCCTCCATGATGCTGGATGGCTATATCGATGCAGAGATTACTGCCCATCATAACGCCAAATGGTTTACAGAACTAAAAGAATCATCTTAA
- a CDS encoding acetyl-CoA hydrolase/transferase family protein, with the protein MYQKLLEEYKSKLVTADEAAKQVKSGDWVEYGFGINCARDFDEALAKRKDELEDVKIRCDIGAYQHFTAEVDPDNKHFTWNSWHVAGHDRKFINKNLFYIPMKFHENPMMTRKDCVPTNVAVIQCTAMDKHGYFNFGGSSVNCCAMMETARVTILEVNEKMPRCLGGNQECLHISQVDYIIQSKNEPIATIGSAEPSPVEIAMAQHIIERLYDGNCIQLGIGGTPNAVGSMVAASDLKDLGVHTEMYVDAYLLMAKAGKITGARKSIDKYKQVYSFAMGSQELYDYIDDNPGLASYSVDYTNNPWVVAQIDDFVSINACIEVDLYGQVCAESVGTRHISGTGGQLDFVEGAYKSKNGQSFICLPSTIEIKGEVTSRIKPILTPGAIVTDPRTATHMMVTEFGIATLKGRSTWERAEELIKIAHPDFQDELVKEAQKMNIWRKSNKIG; encoded by the coding sequence ATGTATCAAAAGTTATTAGAAGAATATAAAAGCAAGTTAGTAACAGCTGATGAGGCAGCCAAACAGGTAAAATCCGGTGATTGGGTGGAATATGGCTTTGGGATTAACTGTGCTCGGGATTTTGATGAAGCCCTGGCCAAACGCAAAGATGAACTCGAAGATGTTAAAATACGTTGTGATATAGGAGCTTACCAGCACTTTACGGCTGAAGTTGACCCTGACAATAAGCATTTTACCTGGAATAGCTGGCATGTTGCCGGACATGACCGAAAGTTTATAAATAAGAACCTTTTTTATATTCCTATGAAGTTTCACGAAAACCCCATGATGACCCGAAAAGACTGTGTTCCTACTAATGTTGCGGTTATTCAGTGTACAGCTATGGATAAACACGGATATTTTAATTTTGGGGGGAGTTCGGTCAACTGTTGTGCAATGATGGAAACTGCCCGGGTTACCATTCTGGAAGTAAATGAAAAGATGCCACGATGCCTGGGTGGTAATCAGGAATGTCTTCATATTTCGCAGGTTGACTATATTATCCAAAGTAAAAACGAGCCGATTGCGACTATTGGTTCAGCTGAACCTAGCCCGGTGGAGATTGCTATGGCTCAGCATATTATTGAACGTTTATACGATGGCAACTGCATTCAGCTGGGAATAGGTGGTACTCCAAATGCAGTCGGCAGCATGGTGGCTGCTTCTGATTTAAAGGATCTGGGAGTACACACCGAAATGTATGTTGATGCCTATCTCTTAATGGCCAAGGCCGGCAAAATTACCGGCGCCAGGAAAAGCATCGACAAATACAAACAAGTATATTCCTTTGCCATGGGAAGTCAAGAATTATATGACTATATAGATGACAACCCGGGCCTGGCTTCTTATTCGGTGGATTACACCAACAATCCCTGGGTGGTGGCCCAGATAGACGACTTTGTTTCCATCAATGCCTGCATCGAAGTTGATTTGTATGGCCAGGTATGTGCAGAAAGTGTTGGCACCAGGCATATTAGCGGAACCGGTGGGCAGTTGGATTTTGTTGAAGGAGCTTACAAGTCCAAGAATGGGCAGAGTTTTATATGTCTTCCTTCCACTATTGAAATTAAAGGTGAGGTAACATCAAGAATCAAGCCAATCCTTACTCCTGGAGCCATAGTTACCGATCCAAGGACTGCCACTCATATGATGGTAACCGAATTTGGTATTGCTACATTGAAAGGCAGAAGCACCTGGGAACGGGCTGAAGAATTGATTAAAATAGCTCATCCTGATTTCCAGGATGAACTGGTTAAAGAAGCCCAAAAGATGAATATTTGGAGAAAGAGCAACAAGATAGGTTAG